In the Prochlorococcus marinus str. MIT 9312 genome, TAGGATAAAACTCCAATCAGATGACTCAGAGAGAAGCAATTCTCTTGCTGCTTGTTTGAAAAGTCTTAAAGATAATTCATTATTAAAATTTTTCGAGCATAAATCAACAAAAGTTGAACCTGCTTTTGTGATTTCTGGAACGATCCATGCATTTGCATCATTAATCCAGTAATTATGGTAACCACCTTGTCCCCAGCTTGATGACGATGGATCACAAATCTGAAGATTTGGCTTTTGAAGTAAGAATTCTTTTAAATTTGTAAGCTTAATTGAATATTTACTCGAGTTCTTTAAAATATTTTCAATAAAAAAAGGTCCCTCATACCACCAATGACCAAATAACTCTGCATCAAATGGAGCCACTAATAAGGGCTTAAAGGAAGACGATAAAGTTAATTTTTCTAATTGTTTGGATCTCTCTAGAAGATAAGCATCAGCATGTTCTGAAGCCTTCTTTTTGGCTTCATTTTCTAAGTAAAACTCCTTTTCCCCTAATGGGACGTTTTCATCTGTAATCTTATGAAATTTTAAACCCAAGGGTCTTTTAGTTGAAATTCCTTTCTTTTGAAGCTTAAAGATAGGTAATTCCCAACCTAAATCTTTATGAAATTCCCTATAAACTTTGTCTCCCGGGAATCCATCCTTAGCAGACCAAACGGGCAGGGTTGACTCACTATCTCTTCCGAAAAATGCAACTCCTTTTTTCGAGCAGATTGGAGCGTATACTCCATACCTAGGCCTTGGTGTGGAATTAAGAATCCCATGACCGTCTAAGATTGCATATCTAATTCCAGAATTAAATAGAATTTCATCTAAATTTTCGTAATATGCGCATTCAGGTAGCCAAATACCGAGAGGCTTAATTCCAAAAATATTTTCATGGCTCCTAATGGCTGTATTAATTTGTCCTTTAACAGTTTCAGGATTCTCTCTTAGGATTGGCAAATATCCGTGTGTAGCAGCACAAGTGAGAATATCCAAATTTCCAGAGATACTTAAAACTCTAAACTTCTCAATTAAATTTCCTGAACATTTTTGCCAGTATAAGTATTTGTCATTAAGATTTTTTATCAAAAATGCAGAAGCATT is a window encoding:
- a CDS encoding glycoside hydrolase family 57 protein, with translation MNGQYPKKNVLGQLAIVLHAHLPYVRKNERNSLEEDWLFQAILECYIPLLQSIESSKNENPLNTKLTISLSPTLLSLLDNKQIQETFPSWIETRNDFLNELPQKEKNASAFLIKNLNDKYLYWQKCSGNLIEKFRVLSISGNLDILTCAATHGYLPILRENPETVKGQINTAIRSHENIFGIKPLGIWLPECAYYENLDEILFNSGIRYAILDGHGILNSTPRPRYGVYAPICSKKGVAFFGRDSESTLPVWSAKDGFPGDKVYREFHKDLGWELPIFKLQKKGISTKRPLGLKFHKITDENVPLGEKEFYLENEAKKKASEHADAYLLERSKQLEKLTLSSSFKPLLVAPFDAELFGHWWYEGPFFIENILKNSSKYSIKLTNLKEFLLQKPNLQICDPSSSSWGQGGYHNYWINDANAWIVPEITKAGSTFVDLCSKNFNNELSLRLFKQAARELLLSESSDWSFILRAGTTTKLAKERIERHLFRFWKLVEMIKNHSNINLKFLEDIEEEDKVFPDININDWRK